A single Lolium perenne isolate Kyuss_39 chromosome 6, Kyuss_2.0, whole genome shotgun sequence DNA region contains:
- the LOC127308145 gene encoding uncharacterized protein — translation MNPLPSAFNEAVFAHRACVVSVEGGGSGFLMGSALGRSVVMTCYHAVRTRLTEREVTIVVPFIGSCTGKIVFDDEATDVALIMLSKPIPDEPLEFSNEEVAVGRPLVMLSYFHMGNNLIFEPGTSHGYAKEPTEDFHHLWGSYTSQKGNSGSPVLILEDGGNVRVAGMHFRQTTQTEDGIVDISRAAITVSSIISCMRNKLGPQAEQMTIREMVMMIVQTAVHGPLGGADG, via the exons ATGAATCCTCTGCCTAGTGCATTTAATGAAGCTGTATTTGCTCATCGGGCATGTGTGGTATCTGTGGAGGGAGGAGGCAGTGGTTTCCTGATGGGCTCGGCACTTGGTAGGAGTGTGGTTATGACCTGTTATCATGCCGTACGCACTCGGCTGACGGAACGAGAAGTAACTATTGTTGTTCCTTTTATTGGTTCATGTACTGGCAagattgtttttgatgatgaagcAACAGATGTCGCTCTGATCATGCTCTCGAAACCCATACCTGATGAGCCACTTGAGTTTTCAAATGAGGAAGTTGCAGTTGGCAGGCCATTGGTAATGTTGAGTTATTTTCACATGGGCAATAATCTTATCTTTGAGCCTGGAACATCTCATGGCTACGCAAA GGAGCCTACCGAAGATTTTCATCACCTCTGGGGATCTTACACGTCTCAGAAAGGCAACTCAGGATCTCCTGTACTGATTCTTGAGGATGGAGGTAATGTCCGTGTGGCAGGAATGCACTTTAGGCAAACCACGCAGACTGAAGATGGCATTGTGGATATTAGCCGGGCGGCTATTACCGTTTCATCTATAATATCATGCATGAGGAACAAGTTGGGACCGCAGGCTGAACAA ATGACGATCCGAGAGATGGTAATGATGATTGTTCAGACAGCAGTACAcg GTCCACTAGGAGGTGCTGATGGCTGA